The following are encoded together in the Pseudomonas sediminis genome:
- a CDS encoding DEAD/DEAH box helicase, translated as MTQEIGGFAALGLHPNILAALTAVGYEEPSPIQSQAIPVILAGHDMIGQAQTGTGKTAAFALPLLSKIDPAKREPQVLILAPTRELALQVATAFETYSKQMPGLNVVAVYGGAPMGPQLKAIRQGAQVIVATPGRLVDHLRRDEKVLSTIQHLVLDEADEMLKLGFMDDLEVIFEAMPESRQSVLFSATLPHSIRAIAEKHLREPQHVKIAAKTQTVSRIEQAHLMIHADQKTNAVLRLLEVEDFDALIAFVRTKQATLDLAAALEAKGFKAAALNGDIAQNQRERVIESLKDGRLDIVVATDVAARGIDVPRITHVFNVDMPYDPESYVHRIGRTGRAGRDGRALLLVTPRERRMLQVIERVTGQKVGEVKLPNAQQVLDARIKKLTSSLAPLVADAEASHGDLLDRLTADIGCSPRALAAALLKKATNGQALDLATVEREQPLVPGVGGAPRERRERDGERGGERGEYRERRAPVPLTEGRVRCRTALGTRDGIAAKNLLGAILNEGGLAREAIGRIQIRETFSLVELPEDGLDRLLGKLKDTRVAGKALKLRRYRED; from the coding sequence ATGACCCAGGAAATCGGCGGCTTCGCCGCGCTCGGACTTCACCCCAATATTCTCGCCGCTCTGACCGCCGTTGGTTACGAAGAGCCGTCTCCGATCCAGTCGCAGGCCATTCCGGTGATTCTCGCCGGCCACGACATGATCGGTCAGGCGCAGACCGGTACCGGTAAAACCGCAGCCTTCGCGCTGCCGCTGCTGTCGAAGATCGACCCGGCCAAGCGCGAGCCGCAGGTGCTGATTCTGGCGCCGACTCGTGAGCTGGCCCTGCAGGTTGCCACCGCCTTCGAAACCTACTCCAAACAGATGCCTGGCCTGAACGTCGTTGCCGTATACGGCGGCGCGCCCATGGGCCCGCAGCTCAAGGCCATTCGCCAGGGCGCGCAGGTAATCGTTGCCACGCCTGGTCGTCTGGTCGACCACCTGCGTCGTGACGAGAAAGTGCTGTCCACCATTCAGCATCTGGTACTCGACGAAGCTGACGAAATGCTCAAGCTGGGCTTCATGGATGACCTCGAAGTGATCTTCGAAGCCATGCCGGAAAGCCGCCAGAGCGTGCTGTTCTCCGCCACGCTGCCGCACTCGATCCGTGCCATCGCCGAAAAGCACCTGCGCGAGCCGCAACACGTCAAGATCGCTGCCAAGACCCAGACCGTCTCGCGTATCGAGCAGGCGCACCTGATGATCCACGCCGATCAGAAGACCAACGCCGTGTTGCGCCTGCTGGAAGTCGAAGACTTTGACGCACTGATCGCTTTCGTACGCACCAAGCAGGCCACTCTGGATCTGGCTGCTGCCCTGGAAGCCAAAGGCTTCAAGGCCGCTGCGCTGAACGGCGACATCGCCCAGAACCAGCGTGAGCGCGTGATCGAGTCGCTCAAGGATGGCCGTCTGGACATCGTCGTCGCGACTGACGTTGCTGCTCGTGGTATCGACGTGCCGCGCATCACCCACGTGTTCAACGTCGACATGCCGTACGACCCGGAATCCTACGTGCACCGTATCGGCCGTACCGGCCGCGCCGGTCGCGATGGTCGTGCGCTGCTGCTGGTCACCCCGCGTGAGCGTCGCATGCTGCAGGTGATCGAGCGTGTCACCGGGCAGAAGGTCGGTGAGGTCAAGCTGCCGAACGCCCAGCAAGTGCTCGATGCCCGTATCAAGAAACTGACCAGCAGCCTGGCGCCGCTGGTGGCCGATGCCGAAGCCAGTCATGGTGATCTGCTCGACCGTCTGACTGCCGACATCGGTTGCAGCCCGCGCGCTTTGGCCGCTGCGCTGCTGAAGAAGGCCACCAATGGTCAGGCTCTGGATCTGGCTACCGTCGAGCGCGAGCAGCCGCTCGTGCCGGGCGTTGGTGGTGCTCCGCGTGAGCGTCGTGAGCGTGACGGCGAGCGTGGTGGTGAGCGCGGCGAATACCGCGAGCGCCGTGCGCCGGTACCGCTGACCGAAGGTCGCGTGCGTTGCCGTACTGCGCTGGGTACTCGCGACGGTATCGCTGCGAAGAACCTGCTCGGCGCCATCCTCAACGAAGGTGGCTTGGCTCGCGAAGCGATCGGTCGTATCCAGATCCGCGAAACCTTCAGCCTGGTCGAGCTGCCGGAAGACGGTCTGGACCGTCTGCTGGGCAAGCTGAAAGACACCCGCGTTGCTGGCAAGGCGCTGAAACTGCGTCGCTACCGCGAGGATTGA
- a CDS encoding spermidine synthase: MPGLPPDDELQLQDEVLLAEVRDAFGVIRVVQIGAYRFLEFGDAIEQSCVFQGDPSWLEYDYTRAMLLGALCHDEPETALFLGLGAGNLTQACLKFLPLEDVEAIELRPDVPRLAMEFLGLDDDPRLTIRIGDATELLDSVETADLIFLDLYTDQGPGAGHLAWRFLERCREKLNPGGWLIINQWAGNDGKPLGAALLRGLYHRHYWECPVKEGNVVLLIPADLEQRLDLGRLQMRAGELAPRLGYSLQPLITALRPAT; this comes from the coding sequence ATGCCAGGGTTGCCGCCGGACGACGAGTTGCAACTGCAGGACGAGGTTCTGCTGGCCGAAGTGCGTGATGCCTTCGGGGTGATCCGTGTGGTGCAGATTGGCGCCTATCGCTTTCTCGAGTTCGGCGATGCCATCGAGCAGAGCTGCGTGTTCCAGGGCGATCCCAGTTGGCTGGAGTACGACTACACCCGCGCCATGCTGCTGGGCGCGCTGTGCCACGATGAGCCGGAAACCGCGCTGTTCCTGGGGCTGGGTGCCGGCAACCTGACCCAGGCCTGCCTGAAGTTCCTGCCGCTGGAGGATGTCGAGGCCATCGAGCTACGACCGGACGTGCCGCGCCTGGCCATGGAGTTTCTCGGGCTCGACGACGACCCACGGCTGACCATTCGCATCGGCGATGCTACCGAGCTGCTCGACAGCGTAGAAACCGCCGACCTGATCTTTCTCGACCTGTACACCGACCAGGGGCCGGGCGCCGGGCATCTGGCCTGGCGCTTTCTCGAGCGCTGCCGCGAAAAACTCAACCCGGGTGGCTGGCTGATCATCAACCAATGGGCAGGCAACGACGGCAAGCCGCTTGGCGCGGCGCTGCTGCGCGGTCTCTACCATCGCCACTATTGGGAGTGCCCGGTGAAGGAGGGCAACGTGGTGCTGCTGATCCCGGCCGACCTCGAGCAGAGGCTCGACCTGGGACGCCTGCAGATGCGTGCCGGCGAGCTGGCACCGCGTCTGGGTTATTCGCTGCAGCCGCTGATCACGGCCTTGCGCCCGGCTACCTGA
- a CDS encoding nitrite/sulfite reductase: MYVYDQYDKQIVEDRVKQFRDQTRRYLAGELSGEEFRPLRLQNGLYIQRYAPMLRVAVPYGLLSSTQVRMLAKIARDYDKGYAHISTRQNVQFNWPDLEDVPEILAELATVQMHAIQTSGNCIRNTTTDQFAGVAKDEIVDPRPWCEIIRQWSTFHPEFSHLPRKFKIAVNGAVSDRAAIEVHDIGLEAVKTAGELGFRVSVGGGLGRTPIVGSFINEFLPWQHLISYLDAILRVYNRYGRRDNKYKARIKILVKALTPEVFAERVNAEWAHLKDGPTTLTEAEVARVAAHFVDPAYLALEDEDALLAQQDAEHPGFARWRQRNTFAHKKPGYVAVTLSLKPTGVAPGDVTDKQLDAIADLADRYAFGEVRNSHNQNIILADVEQRQLLTLWGELREQGFATPNVGLLTDIICCPGGDFCSLANAKSIPVAEAIQRRFDDLDYLFDIGDIDLNISGCMNACGHHHVGHIGILGVDKKGQEFYQVSLGGSAGREASLAQILGPSFAQDDMPDVIDKIINVYVEQRTEEESFLDTYRRIGIDPFKERVYAANH, encoded by the coding sequence ATGTACGTATATGACCAGTACGATAAACAGATCGTCGAGGATCGCGTCAAGCAGTTCCGCGATCAAACCCGCCGCTATCTCGCCGGAGAGCTGAGCGGCGAGGAATTCCGTCCGCTGCGCCTGCAGAACGGTCTGTATATCCAGCGCTACGCGCCCATGCTGCGCGTCGCCGTGCCTTATGGCCTGCTGTCGTCCACCCAGGTGCGCATGCTGGCGAAGATCGCCCGCGACTACGACAAGGGTTACGCGCACATCAGTACCCGGCAGAACGTGCAGTTCAACTGGCCGGACCTGGAAGACGTGCCGGAGATCCTTGCCGAGCTGGCCACCGTGCAGATGCACGCCATCCAGACCAGCGGCAACTGCATCCGCAACACCACCACCGACCAGTTCGCCGGCGTGGCCAAGGACGAGATCGTCGATCCGCGCCCCTGGTGCGAGATCATCCGCCAGTGGTCGACCTTCCACCCCGAATTTTCGCACCTGCCGCGCAAGTTCAAGATCGCCGTCAACGGCGCCGTGAGCGATCGCGCCGCCATCGAAGTGCATGACATCGGCCTGGAAGCGGTGAAGACAGCCGGCGAGCTGGGCTTCCGCGTTTCCGTCGGCGGCGGCCTGGGCCGTACCCCGATCGTCGGCAGCTTCATCAACGAATTCCTGCCCTGGCAGCACCTGATCAGCTACCTCGACGCCATCCTGCGTGTGTACAACCGCTATGGCCGTCGCGACAACAAGTACAAGGCGCGCATCAAGATCCTGGTCAAGGCGCTGACCCCTGAGGTATTCGCCGAGCGCGTCAACGCCGAGTGGGCGCACCTCAAGGATGGGCCAACCACCCTCACCGAAGCCGAAGTCGCCCGCGTTGCCGCACATTTCGTCGACCCGGCCTATCTGGCCCTGGAGGACGAAGACGCCCTGCTCGCCCAGCAGGACGCCGAGCACCCGGGCTTTGCCCGCTGGCGCCAGCGCAACACCTTCGCCCACAAGAAGCCTGGCTACGTCGCCGTGACCCTGTCGCTCAAGCCGACTGGCGTAGCGCCGGGGGACGTCACCGACAAGCAGCTCGATGCCATCGCCGACCTGGCTGATCGCTACGCCTTCGGTGAAGTGCGCAACAGCCACAATCAGAACATCATCCTCGCCGACGTCGAACAGCGTCAGCTGCTGACCCTGTGGGGCGAGCTGCGTGAGCAAGGCTTCGCCACGCCGAACGTGGGCCTGCTGACCGACATCATCTGCTGCCCGGGCGGTGATTTCTGCTCGCTGGCCAATGCCAAGTCGATTCCGGTGGCCGAAGCCATCCAGCGTCGTTTCGACGATCTCGACTACCTGTTCGACATCGGCGACATCGACCTGAACATTTCCGGCTGCATGAACGCCTGCGGTCACCATCACGTCGGCCATATCGGCATCCTCGGCGTCGACAAGAAGGGCCAGGAGTTCTATCAGGTCTCGCTGGGCGGCAGCGCCGGTCGCGAAGCCAGCCTGGCGCAGATTCTCGGCCCGTCCTTCGCTCAGGACGACATGCCGGACGTGATCGACAAGATCATCAACGTCTACGTCGAACAACGCACCGAAGAAGAAAGCTTCCTCGATACCTACCGCCGCATCGGTATCGACCCGTTCAAGGAGCGCGTCTATGCAGCGAATCATTAA
- a CDS encoding ABC transporter substrate-binding protein has product MCCALAAAQSRAPSVVFLNPGFSDEPFWIDYYRYMQDAAGDLGIELTVLYGERDLTRMLSNARQVLEGEHPDYLIFTNEQFQGPVLLRLFEGTQVGLFALHSTLTEEQQALIGGSRERYRNWLGSLVPNDEEAGYLMGRELIALSHGKPADLLAFAGVKQTPSSVLRLAGLQRALNEAPHVRLVQAVHGEWLEQRAYEQAVSLLPRYPEVSLVWSANDAMAFGVMQVAAEQNRKLHYSAVNNSARVLQARMDGQIEVLVSGHFLLGACAMVMLGDHARGLDFIERGGKDQIARLLRTVDGRQSQQLLRRLGQADLEMDFRRFSAVSQPQRQGYDCSIASLLD; this is encoded by the coding sequence ATGTGCTGCGCGCTGGCGGCAGCGCAATCGCGTGCGCCTTCGGTGGTGTTTCTCAATCCCGGTTTTTCCGACGAACCGTTCTGGATCGACTACTACCGCTACATGCAGGACGCCGCAGGCGATCTCGGTATCGAGCTGACGGTGCTCTATGGCGAGCGTGACCTGACGCGTATGTTGAGCAATGCCCGGCAGGTTCTGGAAGGCGAACATCCCGATTACCTGATCTTCACCAACGAGCAGTTCCAGGGGCCGGTGCTGCTGCGTTTGTTCGAAGGCACTCAGGTTGGTCTTTTCGCCCTGCACAGCACGCTCACCGAGGAGCAGCAGGCCCTGATCGGAGGCAGCCGTGAACGGTATCGCAATTGGCTGGGCAGCCTGGTACCCAATGACGAAGAGGCCGGCTACCTGATGGGCCGCGAGCTTATCGCGCTCAGCCACGGCAAGCCGGCCGACTTGCTGGCGTTCGCCGGAGTCAAGCAAACACCTTCTTCAGTATTACGCCTGGCCGGCCTGCAACGCGCGCTGAACGAGGCGCCGCACGTGCGCCTGGTGCAGGCGGTGCATGGTGAATGGCTGGAACAACGCGCCTATGAGCAGGCCGTTAGTCTGTTGCCGCGCTACCCGGAGGTCAGCCTGGTCTGGTCCGCCAACGACGCCATGGCGTTCGGTGTCATGCAGGTGGCGGCCGAACAGAATCGAAAGTTGCACTATTCCGCCGTGAACAACTCGGCCCGTGTGCTGCAAGCGCGAATGGACGGGCAGATCGAGGTCCTGGTGAGCGGGCATTTTCTCCTGGGGGCCTGCGCGATGGTGATGCTTGGTGATCACGCACGCGGCCTGGACTTCATCGAGCGAGGCGGCAAGGACCAGATTGCGCGATTGTTGCGTACGGTCGATGGCCGCCAATCGCAACAGTTGCTCAGGCGTCTTGGTCAGGCGGATCTGGAAATGGACTTCCGCCGGTTCAGCGCTGTCTCGCAGCCACAACGGCAAGGCTACGACTGCTCGATCGCATCGCTGCTGGACTGA
- a CDS encoding transcriptional regulator, translating into MKHDWDLIERLLHEAQNSAGKPFAPRRYAEDLAAEQENAGDPVQDLDHLRAEAARYEARLLENGFIEPRPEDKGGNGENFVLTARGAQLLSMLDSSIPGSEHPREVLDEAGEAALTPEVFERLAAKANLSETS; encoded by the coding sequence ATGAAGCATGATTGGGACCTGATCGAACGCCTGCTGCATGAGGCGCAAAATTCCGCTGGCAAGCCATTCGCCCCGCGTCGCTACGCCGAAGACCTGGCTGCGGAACAAGAGAATGCGGGCGACCCCGTGCAGGACCTCGATCACCTGCGCGCGGAGGCCGCTCGCTACGAAGCACGGCTGCTGGAAAACGGCTTTATCGAGCCGCGCCCAGAAGATAAAGGCGGCAACGGCGAAAACTTCGTGCTGACCGCGCGAGGCGCGCAACTGCTGAGCATGCTCGATAGCAGCATCCCCGGTAGCGAGCACCCGCGTGAAGTGCTCGACGAAGCCGGCGAAGCGGCGTTGACGCCCGAGGTTTTCGAGCGCCTGGCGGCCAAGGCAAATCTTAGTGAAACCAGCTAA
- a CDS encoding class II 3-deoxy-7-phosphoheptulonate synthase yields the protein MSNAWSPESWRAKPIQQQPEYPDAAHLTRVEQTLAGYPPLVFAGEARELRRQFAEVTQGRAFLLQGGDCAESFAEFSAAKIRDTFKVLLQMAIVMTFAAGCPVVKVGRMAGQFAKPRSSGSETIDGVTLPAYRGDIVNGIGFDVASRVPDPERLMQAYHQATASLNLLRAFAQGGFADLHQVHQWNLDFIANSALAEKYHQLAGRIDETLAFMRAVGMDSAPQLRETSFFTAHEALLLNYEEAFVRRDSLTGRWYDCSAHMLWIGDRTRQLDGAHVEFMRGIENPIGVKVGPSMDPDDLIRLIDTLNPDNDPGRLNLIVRMGADKVEAHFPRLLRKVKEEGRQVLWSSDPMHGNTIKASSGYKTRDFAQILSEVRQFFAVHQAEGTYAGGIHIEMTGQNVTECIGGSRPITEDGLSDRYHTHCDPRMNADQSLELAFMIAETLKQVRR from the coding sequence ATGTCCAACGCCTGGAGCCCCGAAAGCTGGAGGGCCAAGCCCATCCAGCAGCAGCCTGAATACCCTGATGCCGCGCACCTGACCCGCGTCGAGCAAACCCTGGCTGGCTACCCGCCGCTGGTATTCGCTGGCGAGGCGCGCGAGCTGCGCCGCCAGTTCGCCGAGGTCACCCAAGGCCGCGCATTCCTGCTGCAGGGCGGCGACTGCGCCGAGAGCTTCGCCGAATTTTCCGCCGCGAAAATCCGCGACACCTTCAAGGTGCTGCTGCAGATGGCTATCGTCATGACCTTCGCCGCGGGCTGTCCGGTGGTCAAGGTCGGGCGCATGGCCGGCCAGTTCGCCAAGCCGCGCTCGTCTGGCAGCGAAACGATCGATGGCGTCACCCTGCCCGCTTACCGTGGCGACATCGTCAACGGCATCGGTTTCGACGTCGCCAGTCGCGTACCCGATCCGGAACGCCTGATGCAGGCCTACCACCAGGCCACCGCCAGCCTCAACCTGCTGCGCGCCTTCGCCCAGGGCGGCTTCGCCGATCTGCACCAGGTGCACCAGTGGAACCTCGACTTCATCGCCAACTCGGCGCTGGCCGAGAAATACCACCAGCTCGCCGGTCGCATCGACGAAACCCTGGCCTTCATGCGCGCCGTGGGCATGGACAGCGCCCCGCAACTGCGCGAAACCAGCTTCTTCACCGCCCACGAAGCGTTGCTGCTGAACTACGAAGAAGCCTTCGTCCGTCGCGACAGTCTCACCGGCCGCTGGTACGACTGCTCCGCGCACATGCTGTGGATCGGCGACCGTACCCGTCAGTTGGACGGCGCCCACGTCGAGTTCATGCGCGGCATCGAGAACCCCATCGGCGTCAAGGTCGGCCCGAGCATGGACCCGGACGACCTTATCCGCCTGATCGACACCCTCAACCCGGACAACGATCCGGGTCGCCTCAACCTGATCGTGCGCATGGGCGCGGACAAGGTCGAAGCACACTTCCCGCGCCTGCTACGCAAGGTCAAGGAAGAGGGTCGCCAGGTGCTATGGAGCTCCGACCCGATGCACGGCAACACCATCAAGGCCAGCAGTGGCTACAAAACCCGCGATTTCGCGCAGATTCTCAGCGAAGTGCGGCAGTTTTTCGCCGTGCACCAGGCCGAAGGCACCTACGCCGGCGGCATCCATATCGAGATGACCGGGCAGAACGTCACCGAGTGCATCGGCGGCTCACGCCCGATAACCGAGGACGGCCTGTCCGACCGTTACCACACGCACTGTGACCCGCGCATGAATGCCGACCAGTCCCTGGAACTGGCCTTCATGATCGCCGAAACGCTGAAGCAGGTACGCCGCTGA
- a CDS encoding sulfite exporter TauE/SafE family protein: MYQSAYLISSKGTTEFREFPMRAEVAPYPHHSKMRRYFRDYARQFRLYEHYQFDTRVLQVQRERHGWKLISERNGEQGEWQQINRHLLLGTLLPGMLIGTLLGYWLLPYLDTQALKVGFGALIIWFAGRELWRLRRASALPQRPSRLTRVITIAASLSHGLFASGGPLLVYGLAGTQLDKTRLRATLVTVWFTLNSLLTLAFLLDGRLLPALPQALTYAPLLLLGVWLGERLHRRFDERHFRLAIYILLLVTGILLLAPWRLP, from the coding sequence ATGTACCAATCGGCGTACCTGATCTCCTCCAAGGGCACCACCGAATTTCGTGAATTCCCCATGCGCGCCGAGGTGGCGCCCTACCCGCACCACAGCAAAATGCGCCGCTACTTTCGCGACTACGCCAGACAGTTTCGTCTCTACGAGCATTACCAGTTCGACACCCGTGTGCTGCAGGTGCAGCGCGAGCGGCATGGCTGGAAGCTGATCAGCGAGCGCAACGGCGAGCAGGGCGAATGGCAGCAGATCAACCGCCACCTGCTGCTTGGCACCCTGTTGCCCGGCATGCTCATCGGCACGTTACTCGGCTATTGGCTGCTGCCTTATCTGGACACCCAGGCGCTGAAGGTCGGCTTCGGTGCGCTGATCATCTGGTTCGCCGGTCGCGAACTATGGCGCCTGCGCCGGGCGAGCGCACTGCCGCAACGCCCGAGCAGGCTGACGCGCGTCATTACCATCGCCGCCAGCCTCAGTCATGGCCTGTTCGCCTCGGGTGGTCCGCTGCTGGTGTACGGCCTGGCTGGCACTCAACTGGACAAGACGCGGCTGCGCGCCACCTTGGTCACTGTGTGGTTCACCCTCAACAGCCTGCTTACCCTCGCCTTTCTGCTCGACGGCCGCCTGCTGCCGGCGCTGCCTCAGGCGCTCACCTACGCCCCGCTTCTACTGCTCGGCGTGTGGCTGGGCGAACGCCTGCACCGACGCTTCGACGAGCGTCATTTCCGCCTCGCCATCTACATCCTGCTGTTGGTCACCGGCATCCTGCTGCTGGCGCCCTGGAGGCTGCCATGA
- a CDS encoding DUF934 domain-containing protein has translation MQRIIKNGQVVDETWHLLAKDVTLDVIPNCDDIIVPLALWREHAHALKARDGGLGVWLEAGDEIEEIADDLAHFQVIALEFPAFTDGRHSSTAYLLRTRYGYKGEVRAIGDVLRDQLFALRRVGFDAFAVRADKDPYDALKAFEDYSEVYQASADQPQPLFRRRA, from the coding sequence ATGCAGCGAATCATTAAGAACGGTCAGGTGGTCGACGAAACCTGGCACCTGCTGGCCAAGGACGTGACCCTGGACGTCATTCCCAACTGCGATGACATCATCGTGCCGCTGGCCCTGTGGCGCGAGCATGCTCATGCCCTCAAGGCCCGCGATGGCGGCCTCGGCGTGTGGCTGGAAGCCGGCGACGAGATCGAGGAAATCGCCGATGACCTGGCGCATTTCCAGGTCATCGCCCTGGAGTTTCCTGCCTTCACCGACGGCCGCCACTCTTCCACCGCCTACCTGCTGCGTACCCGCTACGGCTACAAAGGTGAAGTCCGCGCCATCGGCGACGTCCTGCGCGACCAGCTGTTCGCCCTGCGCCGCGTCGGCTTCGACGCCTTCGCCGTGCGTGCCGACAAGGACCCGTACGATGCGCTGAAGGCCTTCGAGGACTACAGCGAGGTTTACCAGGCTTCGGCCGACCAGCCGCAACCGCTGTTCCGTCGCCGCGCCTGA
- a CDS encoding DUF2970 domain-containing protein, with product MTDQDKDPQAPLTLREMLQSVLAAALGVQSGKNRSRDFSRGKPTHFILLGVLFTALFVVVLLGAVKLILHLAAG from the coding sequence ATGACTGATCAGGACAAAGACCCCCAGGCCCCTCTGACGCTGCGCGAGATGCTACAGAGCGTGCTGGCGGCGGCGCTGGGGGTACAGAGCGGCAAGAACCGCAGTCGCGACTTCAGCCGCGGCAAGCCCACTCACTTTATTCTGCTCGGGGTACTGTTCACTGCCCTGTTCGTGGTCGTATTGCTGGGCGCGGTGAAACTGATCCTGCACTTGGCGGCCGGCTGA
- a CDS encoding NAD(P)-binding protein: MYAIIGAGPMGLCTARQLKKYGIDFVGFGLHSDVGGL, translated from the coding sequence ATGTACGCCATCATAGGTGCCGGCCCCATGGGCCTGTGCACGGCACGGCAATTGAAGAAGTACGGCATCGATTTCGTCGGCTTCGGGCTGCACAGCGACGTTGGCGGGCTGTGA
- a CDS encoding AraC family transcriptional regulator, with the protein MPDDLFADDAAQTERTRETILRYHLSWKYGDLEAVLALYHPDIEYNDFYQQRCMGLAELREYVEANLPRRPGELLEHVDRIRIDGHTAFIQYRTSLQGGEGLVSFRTGEAITVRDGLIWRINEYATLVHEIRGAGATATSRPAISRLGLSTRQLGQLAQDLQDYFQRSQPFLDPELDLQQVAAATGYSRNQISHLLNQVLGESFYRYVNRARLQYLLDGMQAGSDLKRIDELAFASGFNSLSAFYSCFKRHTGLSPTAYLKQISARARTQDNH; encoded by the coding sequence ATGCCTGACGACCTTTTTGCCGACGATGCCGCGCAGACCGAGCGCACTCGCGAAACCATCTTGCGCTACCACCTGAGTTGGAAGTATGGCGACCTCGAAGCGGTGCTGGCGCTGTATCACCCCGATATCGAATACAACGATTTCTATCAGCAACGTTGCATGGGCCTGGCCGAGTTGCGTGAGTATGTCGAGGCCAACCTGCCGCGCCGCCCAGGCGAGTTGCTGGAGCACGTCGATCGTATTCGCATCGATGGTCATACCGCCTTCATCCAGTACCGCACCAGCCTGCAGGGCGGGGAAGGGCTGGTGTCGTTTCGCACCGGCGAGGCCATCACCGTGCGTGACGGGCTGATCTGGCGCATCAACGAGTACGCCACCTTGGTGCACGAGATTCGTGGAGCTGGCGCAACCGCCACTTCACGCCCGGCGATCAGTCGCCTGGGGTTGTCGACGCGTCAGCTCGGGCAGTTGGCGCAGGATCTTCAGGATTATTTCCAGCGCAGCCAGCCTTTTCTGGACCCGGAGCTGGACCTGCAGCAGGTGGCCGCGGCGACCGGTTACAGTCGCAACCAGATTTCCCACCTGCTCAACCAGGTGCTTGGCGAAAGCTTCTATCGCTACGTCAATCGCGCGCGTCTGCAGTACCTGCTCGACGGCATGCAGGCCGGCAGTGACCTGAAGCGCATCGACGAGTTGGCCTTTGCCTCGGGTTTCAATTCCTTGTCGGCGTTCTATAGCTGCTTCAAACGCCACACCGGGCTGTCGCCAACGGCCTACCTCAAGCAGATTTCCGCGCGGGCACGCACACAAGACAATCACTGA